The proteins below are encoded in one region of Salvelinus fontinalis isolate EN_2023a chromosome 10, ASM2944872v1, whole genome shotgun sequence:
- the LOC129863635 gene encoding glutathione S-transferase theta-3-like — MALEMYLDLFSQPCRSVYIFAKKNNISFDFIKVSLLEGEQYGEEFGKINMIRKAPAIRDGDFCLAESIAIMKYLAEKYQTSDHWYPADLQKRARVNEYLSWQHMGIRMHGSKMFWLRLLIPKIMGVEVPKDKMDVALEDLEGSLKLIEEKFIGDKPFIAGEQISLADLVAIVEIMQPVGSGLDVFEGRPKLSAWRDRVQAEIGKELFDEAHRGILASQEMVKNMDSSKMQVFKPKILRFFL; from the exons ATGGCTTTAGAAATGTATTTAGACCTTTTCTCACAGCCTTGTCGCTCGGTGTATATCTTTGCCAAGAAAAACaacatttcttttgattttataAAGGTTTCGCTTTTGGAAG GAGAGCAGTATGGAGAAGAGTTTGGGAAGATCAACATGATCAGGAAAGCTCCTGCAATCCGAGATGGAGACTTCTGCTTGGCTGAAAG CATTGCCATCATGAAGTATCTGGCAGAGAAGTACCAGACCTCAGACCACTGGTATCCAGCCGATCTGCAAAAGCGGGCCCGTGTCAATGAATACCTGTCCTGGCAGCACATGGGCATACGTATGCATGGCTCAAAGATGTTTTGGCTCAGG CTCTTGATTCCAAAGATCATGGGTGTGGAGGTCCCCAAGGACAAGATGGATGTAGCCCTGGAGGACCTGGAAGGCTCTCTGAAACTCATTGAAGAAAAGTTCATTGGGGACAAGCCCTTTATCGCAGGAGAGCAGATCTCCTTGGCCGACCTGGTGGCCATTGTTGAGATCATGCAG CCTGTCGGTTCCGGCTTGGATGTGTTCGAGGGGAGACCTAAGCTAAGTGCCTGGCGAGACAGGGTTCAGGCGGAGATCGGGAAGGAGCTGTTCGATGAGGCTCACCGGGGGATTCTTGCGTCCCAGGAAATGGTCAAGAATATGGACAGCAGCAAGATGCAGGTCTTCAAACCCAAGATCTTGAGATTCTTCCTCTGA